One Rhododendron vialii isolate Sample 1 chromosome 2a, ASM3025357v1 genomic region harbors:
- the LOC131317401 gene encoding uncharacterized protein LOC131317401 has translation MADDADGGLVVPNPLPLNSHFAPTAYTTPSCVRLPAITANNYEIKPGNAKHWLSTLPTNSITSWAQMSAAFLKKFFPIGKTLRLRQEITTFQQAENEQFYEAWERYGDLIRKCPHHDIPKWQLVQSFYSGLHPQHRVMVDASCGGSVMVKNEEDAWQLFETMSEGSLQNVSFESRTKSVITGSDKPRGMYEIKPSHDLQSKVDALTEKVEQLLTKELATSQPPPYQEACSLCASPAHYIVDCPAAPQFPLFVQEQVNAAQGYANAQGFSKPGNDPFSTTYNQGWSKHPNFSWKTEHQGNSFAQQPRPFNMQFNPTAYLSQNQQQAHPQSSRDPSFEEKVLQALGRLNDTQQQVRTNTQSIARLETQVGQIANALNRREEGRLPSQPV, from the exons ATGGCAGATGATGCTGATGGAGGACTTGTGGTACCTAACCCCCTCCCTCTCAACTCACACTTTGCCCCCACAGCGTACACTACACCGTCATGTGTACGACTACCTGCCATCACGGCTaacaactatgagattaagccTG GGAACGCCAAACATTGGCTTAGTACTTTGCCAACTAATTCTATAACATCGTGGGCGCAAATGAGTGCGGCATTCCTTAAGAAATTCTTCCCCATAGGAAAAACACTCAGACTTCGGCAAGAGATTACCACTTTCCAACAAGCTGAGAATGAACAGTTCTATGAGGCTTGGGAGAGATATGGGGATCTCATTCGTAAGTGTCCGCACCATGACATACCTAAGTGGCAATTAGTACAGAGTTTTTATTCTGGGCTGCATCCGCAGCATCGTGTGATGGTTGATGCCTCATGTGGAGGCTCTGTGATGGTTAAGAATGAAGAGGATGCCTGGCAGTTATTTGAAACTATGAGCGAAGGGTCCCtgcaaaatgtttcttttgagaGCAGAACTAAGTCAGTCATTACTGGTTCTGATAAGCCACGAGGCATGTATGAGATTAAACCATCTCATGACCTCCAATCTAAAGTGGATGCACTGACTGAGAAAGTTGAACAGCTTCTCACCAAGGAATTGGCCACCTCACAGCCTCCACCTTATCAGGAGGCATGTTCTTTATGTGCTAGTCCGGCCCATTATATTGTTGACTGTCCTGCAGCACCACAATTCCCTTTGTTTGTGCAAGAACAGGTTAATGCTGCACAAGGGTATGCCAATGCGCAGGGTTTCTCCAAACCGGGTAATGATCCTTTTTCCACTACTTATAACCAGGGATGGAGCAAACATCCCAATTTCTCATGGAAGACGGAACACCAGGGTAATAGTTTTGCCCAGCAGCCTAGGCCATTCAACATGCAGTTTAACCCTACGGCCTATCTCTCACAGAATCAGCAGCAAGCACATCCCCAATCCTCGCGGGATCCATCCTTTGAGGAAAAGGTGCTACAAGCGCTTGGTAGACTAAATGACACCCAACAACAAGTGCGCACCAACACACAGTCCATCGCAAGGTTAGAGACCCAAGTGGGTCAAATAGCCAATGCACTCAATCGTAGGGAAGAAGGTAGGTTGCCCAGTCAGCCTGTCTAA